The Pirellulales bacterium genome includes a window with the following:
- a CDS encoding HD domain-containing protein, whose amino-acid sequence MSSIRDLPEIAGLDARRGMVRIPPEVDVPLTPRVRRLIDAADFRRLARISQLGLVPLVYPAAIHTRFEHSLGVYRTALLFLQQLSHDERFAATIGPADAELFIAAALLHDIGHWPFCHPIEDIHLPDVPRHESFANGYLLDEPIQKRPAEKGTVPFCSEDFTKGDSPRPLSGEIANVLRGEWHLEPRDVAALVSKEATDTARPDTKSRILSSMLSGPIDVDKMDYLQRDSLHAGVPYGRNFDQQRLIGSLCLNEEGDGLAITDKGKTAAEMMVFARYVMFSEVYWHHGVRSATAMLQRAFYQLRGGLDLTQLFRLAEAPMIAELQRAAVSTPAAELLDGLFGPSRRLYKRLARYSLFEEADLYRRLARRPYPWLVRCAEQFAALAAGAIGQPIAPHELLFDAPPVEREVEFDFEVFFAKDHRYRRLGEISPVVRTLAKEQFDDYVKRVRIFAHPRIANELRRLGRLGDLLNAAIDRTPALGE is encoded by the coding sequence ATGTCCTCCATCCGCGACTTGCCTGAGATTGCCGGGCTCGATGCGCGGCGGGGGATGGTGCGGATTCCGCCGGAAGTCGACGTGCCGCTCACGCCGCGGGTGCGGCGGCTGATCGATGCGGCCGATTTCCGCCGGTTGGCCCGGATCAGCCAGTTGGGGCTGGTGCCGCTCGTCTATCCGGCGGCGATCCACACACGGTTCGAGCATTCGCTGGGCGTCTATCGGACGGCCCTGCTGTTCTTGCAGCAGCTTTCGCACGACGAGCGATTCGCCGCGACGATCGGCCCGGCTGACGCGGAGTTGTTCATCGCGGCGGCGCTCCTGCACGACATCGGGCATTGGCCGTTCTGCCATCCGATCGAAGATATTCACCTGCCCGACGTGCCGCGTCACGAGTCGTTTGCCAACGGGTACTTGCTGGACGAGCCGATCCAAAAGCGGCCTGCGGAGAAGGGGACAGTCCCCTTTTGTTCCGAGGACTTCACAAAAGGGGACAGTCCCCGGCCGCTTTCGGGCGAAATTGCCAACGTCTTGCGCGGCGAGTGGCACCTTGAGCCGCGCGACGTGGCGGCTCTGGTATCAAAAGAGGCAACCGACACCGCGCGTCCCGACACGAAATCGCGAATCCTTTCGAGCATGCTCTCCGGCCCTATCGACGTCGACAAAATGGACTACCTGCAGCGCGACAGCCTGCACGCGGGGGTCCCGTACGGCCGCAATTTCGACCAGCAGCGGCTGATCGGCAGCCTTTGCTTGAACGAGGAGGGGGACGGGCTGGCGATCACCGACAAAGGAAAGACGGCCGCCGAGATGATGGTCTTCGCCCGCTATGTGATGTTCAGCGAAGTCTATTGGCATCACGGCGTGCGCTCGGCGACGGCGATGCTCCAGCGGGCGTTTTACCAACTCCGCGGCGGGCTCGACCTGACGCAACTCTTTCGGCTGGCCGAAGCGCCCATGATCGCCGAACTCCAGCGCGCTGCCGTCAGCACACCGGCCGCGGAGCTGCTCGACGGGCTGTTCGGCCCGAGTCGGCGGCTCTACAAGCGATTGGCCCGTTATAGCCTCTTCGAGGAGGCGGACCTGTACCGACGGCTGGCGCGGCGGCCCTATCCTTGGCTCGTGCGCTGCGCTGAGCAGTTCGCGGCGCTCGCCGCCGGTGCGATTGGCCAGCCGATCGCCCCGCACGAGCTTCTCTTCGATGCCCCGCCTGTCGAGCGCGAGGTGGAATTCGATTTCGAGGTCTTCTTTGCGAAGGACCACCGCTACCGCCGGCTGGGCGAGATTTCTCCGGTCGTGCGCACATTGGCCAAGGAGCAATTCGACGACTACGTCAAACGTGTCCGCATCTTCGCGCATCCGCGAATCGCGAACGAATTGCGGCGGCTCGGCAGGCTCGGGGACCTGCTCAATGCGGCAATCGATCGAACACCGGCATTGGGCGAGTAA